From Granulicella sp. WH15, the proteins below share one genomic window:
- the hisI gene encoding phosphoribosyl-AMP cyclohydrolase, giving the protein MEKKVQIDFGKTDGLVAGIVQDATTGEILMLGFLNEVSYQKTLESGFVTFWSRSRQKLWMKGETSGNRLRVVTAATDCDNDALLFRVHVEGDGLVCHEGTVSCFTKPIMEVETAGVNDGK; this is encoded by the coding sequence GTGGAGAAGAAGGTTCAGATCGACTTTGGCAAGACCGACGGGCTGGTCGCGGGCATCGTGCAGGACGCCACGACGGGCGAGATTCTGATGCTTGGTTTTTTGAACGAGGTCAGCTACCAGAAGACGCTCGAGAGCGGCTTCGTCACCTTCTGGAGCCGCAGCCGCCAGAAGCTGTGGATGAAGGGCGAGACCAGCGGCAACCGCCTGCGCGTCGTCACCGCCGCCACCGACTGCGATAACGATGCCCTGCTCTTCCGCGTGCACGTCGAAGGCGACGGCCTCGTCTGCCACGAGGGCACGGTAAGCTGCTTTACGAAACCAATCATGGAAGTTGAAACCGCGGGAGTGAATGATGGCAAATAA
- the hisG gene encoding ATP phosphoribosyltransferase codes for MANKLKLGVPKGSLQDATIALFERAGWRIFANGRSYFPTVDDVEIECMLVRAQEMARYVEHGALDAGLTGNDWILENQSDVERVTSLTYSKQSRQTVKWVLAVPEDSPFEKPEDLAGKIIATELVEFTKRYFASKNIPVTVEFSWGATEVKPPMLADAIVEVTETGSSLKANRLRIIEVLMESETQLIANKTAWADDWKREKINNISLMLNAAIAAQGRVGLMLNVQADQLEAVKAQLPALSSPTVSHLSSGDGFALNTILDERVVREVIPRLKAAGATGIVEYPLSKVVL; via the coding sequence ATGGCAAATAAGCTGAAGCTGGGAGTTCCGAAGGGTAGCCTGCAGGATGCAACGATTGCGTTGTTCGAGCGCGCCGGATGGCGCATCTTCGCCAACGGCCGCAGCTACTTCCCCACCGTCGACGACGTAGAGATCGAGTGCATGTTGGTCCGCGCGCAGGAGATGGCCCGCTACGTCGAGCACGGCGCGCTTGATGCCGGCCTCACCGGCAACGACTGGATCCTCGAGAACCAGAGCGACGTCGAGCGCGTCACCAGCCTCACCTACTCCAAGCAGAGCCGCCAGACCGTCAAGTGGGTTCTGGCCGTCCCCGAGGACTCGCCCTTCGAGAAGCCCGAGGACCTCGCGGGCAAGATCATCGCCACCGAGCTGGTCGAGTTCACCAAGCGCTACTTCGCCTCGAAGAACATCCCCGTCACGGTCGAGTTCAGCTGGGGAGCCACCGAAGTGAAGCCCCCCATGCTCGCCGACGCCATCGTCGAGGTCACCGAGACCGGCTCCTCCCTCAAGGCCAACCGCCTGCGCATCATCGAGGTGCTCATGGAGTCCGAGACCCAGCTCATCGCCAACAAAACTGCCTGGGCCGACGACTGGAAGCGCGAGAAGATCAACAATATCTCGCTCATGCTGAACGCCGCCATCGCCGCCCAGGGCCGCGTCGGCCTCATGCTCAACGTGCAGGCCGATCAGCTCGAGGCCGTCAAGGCGCAGCTCCCCGCGCTCAGCTCGCCCACCGTCTCGCACCTCAGCAGCGGCGACGGCTTCGCCCTCAACACTATCCTCGACGAGCGCGTCGTGCGCGAGGTCATCCCCCGCCTGAAGGCCGCTGGAGCCACCGGCATCGTCGAGTACCCGCTCAGCAAGGTGGTGCTCTAA
- the hisD gene encoding histidinol dehydrogenase, which produces MKLVKTFGRSAKATAALIEALERRGAVNTAKVEASVTKIVTDVRTGGDTSLRKYAAQFDGLGKSDSLLVSQEEMKAAWETTSPQLQTAMQVAQANIRAFAQAQKPQEWTFSPVDGVKTGQIVRPLGSVGCYVPGGRYPLPSTLLMTVTPAQVAGVTRIVVCSPKPARETLAAAYLAGVTEFYRVGGAQAIAAMALGTETIQRVDKIVGPGNLYVTAAKIQISQECGIDMPAGPTEIVVTSETGDATGIAADLVAQAEHDPEALAVLITSNLELGQAVAAEVKLQSKSNSLAKLAIKAQGCIFVTASVTEAQELTNRLAPEHLSVDSARDLKWVRNAGSVFVGKYSPQSMGDYISGPNHVLPTGRVGRIRGGLSIMDFVKVITVQEYTRAGLKAMGPHAIALAEAEGLIGHAASVRVKMRGRSR; this is translated from the coding sequence ATGAAGCTCGTCAAGACATTCGGACGCAGTGCGAAGGCCACGGCGGCGCTGATCGAGGCGCTGGAGCGGCGCGGCGCGGTCAACACCGCGAAGGTCGAAGCATCTGTAACCAAAATAGTTACCGATGTGCGCACGGGCGGCGACACGTCGCTGCGCAAGTACGCCGCGCAGTTCGATGGTCTTGGCAAGAGCGACTCCCTGCTGGTCTCGCAGGAGGAGATGAAGGCGGCGTGGGAGACCACGTCGCCTCAGCTCCAAACTGCAATGCAGGTAGCCCAGGCCAATATCCGCGCCTTCGCCCAGGCCCAGAAACCGCAGGAGTGGACCTTCTCCCCCGTCGATGGCGTCAAGACCGGCCAGATCGTCCGTCCTCTGGGCAGCGTAGGCTGCTACGTCCCCGGCGGACGCTACCCCCTGCCCTCCACCCTGCTGATGACCGTCACCCCCGCGCAGGTAGCGGGCGTCACGCGCATCGTAGTCTGCTCGCCGAAGCCCGCCCGCGAGACCCTCGCAGCCGCCTATCTGGCTGGCGTCACCGAGTTCTACCGCGTGGGCGGAGCACAGGCCATCGCTGCCATGGCGCTGGGCACCGAAACCATCCAGCGAGTAGACAAGATCGTCGGCCCCGGCAACCTCTACGTCACCGCCGCCAAAATTCAGATCTCGCAGGAGTGCGGCATCGACATGCCCGCAGGCCCAACGGAGATCGTCGTCACCAGCGAGACCGGCGACGCAACCGGAATCGCCGCCGACCTGGTCGCGCAGGCCGAGCACGACCCCGAAGCCCTTGCCGTACTCATCACCAGCAACCTCGAGCTGGGCCAGGCCGTAGCCGCCGAAGTAAAGCTCCAATCCAAATCAAACTCCTTGGCGAAACTTGCAATCAAAGCCCAGGGCTGCATATTTGTAACCGCATCAGTTACAGAGGCGCAAGAACTCACCAACCGCCTCGCCCCCGAGCACCTCTCCGTCGACTCCGCCCGCGACCTCAAGTGGGTCCGCAACGCCGGATCGGTCTTCGTCGGCAAGTACTCGCCGCAGTCCATGGGCGACTACATCAGCGGCCCCAACCACGTGCTGCCCACAGGCCGCGTGGGCCGTATCCGCGGCGGCCTCAGCATCATGGACTTCGTCAAGGTAATCACAGTACAGGAGTACACCCGCGCCGGACTCAAAGCCATGGGCCCGCACGCCATCGCACTGGCCGAGGCCGAAGGACTCATCGGCCACGCCGCCAGCGTTCGCGTCAAGATGAGAGGGAGGTCTCGATGA
- the hisC gene encoding histidinol-phosphate transaminase, translating into MSTITESKTVTPRRAVLAMPEYHPPLAGREALRLDFNENTFAPSPRVIERLHAITSEGLTKYPERQGVEAIVAKHLGLKADQVLLTNGVDEAIHLVCAAFLEDGDEALISTPSFFMYDVSVQMMTPDGLRKVQADESLAFPFERFLAAITPKTKLIIVASPNNPTGAVVSREALLQIAAAAPQAVLLVDEAYFHFHGETTMQDVGSIPNLIVARTFSKAYGMANLRIGLLAGDARLIGYTRKVSSPYNVNGVALDCLPVALEDSAYLAWYVEQVRVGRERMMSGLDALGVPYFPSAANFVLMRIGPKHKELVEAMRRRGVLLRDRSSDPGCDGFVRITIGVEAHVTAGLEALVASLKEIAWTR; encoded by the coding sequence ATGAGCACCATCACAGAGTCGAAGACAGTAACGCCCCGCCGCGCCGTGCTCGCCATGCCGGAGTATCACCCGCCGCTCGCGGGCCGCGAAGCCCTGCGTCTCGACTTCAACGAGAACACCTTCGCCCCGTCACCCCGCGTCATCGAGCGCCTGCACGCCATCACCAGCGAGGGCCTCACCAAGTACCCCGAGCGTCAGGGCGTCGAAGCCATCGTCGCCAAACACCTCGGCCTCAAGGCCGATCAAGTACTCCTCACCAACGGAGTCGATGAGGCCATCCACCTGGTCTGCGCGGCCTTTCTCGAAGACGGCGACGAAGCCCTCATCTCCACTCCATCCTTCTTCATGTACGACGTCAGCGTGCAGATGATGACTCCCGACGGCCTCCGCAAAGTACAGGCCGACGAGTCGCTGGCCTTCCCCTTCGAGCGTTTCCTCGCCGCCATCACGCCGAAGACGAAGCTCATCATCGTAGCCTCGCCCAACAACCCCACGGGCGCAGTCGTCAGCCGCGAGGCTCTCCTCCAGATCGCCGCCGCAGCCCCGCAAGCCGTACTCCTAGTGGACGAAGCCTACTTCCACTTCCACGGCGAAACCACCATGCAGGACGTCGGCTCCATCCCGAACCTGATCGTCGCCCGCACCTTCTCGAAGGCTTATGGCATGGCCAATCTGCGCATCGGCCTGCTGGCCGGAGACGCCCGCCTCATCGGCTACACCCGCAAAGTAAGCTCGCCCTACAACGTCAACGGCGTGGCCCTCGACTGCCTCCCCGTCGCCCTCGAAGACTCCGCCTACCTCGCCTGGTACGTCGAGCAGGTGCGCGTCGGCCGCGAGCGCATGATGTCAGGACTCGACGCCCTCGGCGTCCCCTACTTCCCCAGCGCGGCCAACTTCGTACTGATGCGCATCGGCCCCAAACACAAGGAGCTGGTCGAAGCCATGCGCCGCCGCGGCGTGCTGCTGCGCGACCGCTCCAGCGACCCCGGATGCGACGGCTTCGTCCGCATCACCATCGGGGTCGAAGCCCACGTAACCGCAGGATTAGAGGCCCTCGTCGCCTCACTCAAGGAGATCGCATGGACACGGTAA
- the hisB gene encoding imidazoleglycerol-phosphate dehydratase HisB, producing MDTVRTGTIVRNTTETQIALTLTVDGQGTYQVSTGIRFFDHMLELFTRHGGFDLTLTCKGDLDVDQHHTVEDVGIALGEAFLEALGDKKGIMRAGYFVMAMDETLAVAAVDLSGRVAYVVDDQVTVPVVGDFQTELVSDFFDGFARGAKANVHVKTMYGRSNHHKIEAIFKAFARAMRGACSRDERMREMLPSTKGLL from the coding sequence ATGGACACGGTAAGGACTGGCACCATCGTACGCAACACCACCGAGACGCAGATCGCCCTAACCCTCACGGTCGACGGCCAGGGTACCTACCAGGTCTCGACCGGCATCCGCTTCTTCGACCACATGCTCGAGCTATTCACGCGCCACGGCGGCTTCGACCTGACCCTCACCTGCAAGGGCGATCTCGACGTAGACCAGCACCACACCGTCGAAGACGTAGGCATCGCGCTCGGCGAAGCCTTCCTCGAAGCCCTGGGCGACAAGAAGGGCATCATGCGCGCCGGTTACTTCGTCATGGCGATGGACGAGACCCTCGCCGTAGCCGCCGTGGACCTGAGCGGCCGCGTGGCCTACGTGGTCGACGACCAGGTCACCGTCCCCGTAGTCGGCGACTTCCAGACCGAGCTGGTCTCGGACTTCTTCGACGGCTTCGCCCGCGGCGCCAAGGCCAACGTCCACGTCAAGACCATGTACGGCCGCTCGAACCACCATAAGATCGAGGCCATCTTCAAAGCCTTCGCCCGCGCCATGCGCGGAGCCTGCTCGCGCGACGAGCGTATGCGCGAGATGCTGCCCAGCACGAAGGGACTGCTCTAG
- the hisH gene encoding imidazole glycerol phosphate synthase subunit HisH, which translates to MIAVIDYKAGNLTSVVKTLHYLGAETQVTQDPDVVRKASKLVLPGVGHFRATALLQQLGITEAVREGVAKGAWFLGVCVGLQWLFEGSTEAPEVAGLSHFAGVCERFPALYEGAELKSPHVGWNSLEDLRENSRLMRGVDPGGFVYYTHSWRAPLVQDTAAVTNYGGAFTGAVERENVMGVQFHPEKSSAVGLQVLKNFVEL; encoded by the coding sequence ATGATCGCCGTCATCGACTACAAGGCGGGCAACCTGACCAGCGTGGTCAAGACGCTGCACTACCTCGGCGCGGAGACGCAGGTAACACAAGATCCCGACGTAGTGCGCAAGGCCTCGAAGCTCGTGCTTCCAGGCGTCGGCCACTTCCGCGCGACCGCCCTCCTGCAGCAGCTCGGCATCACCGAGGCAGTTCGCGAAGGCGTCGCCAAAGGCGCATGGTTCCTGGGCGTTTGCGTAGGCTTGCAATGGCTCTTCGAAGGCTCGACCGAAGCCCCCGAGGTCGCTGGCCTCAGCCACTTCGCCGGAGTGTGCGAGCGCTTCCCCGCCCTGTATGAAGGCGCGGAGCTGAAGTCCCCGCACGTAGGCTGGAACTCGCTCGAAGACCTGCGCGAGAATTCGCGACTGATGCGCGGCGTCGATCCCGGCGGCTTCGTCTACTACACCCACTCCTGGCGCGCCCCTCTAGTACAAGACACCGCCGCAGTTACAAATTACGGCGGAGCCTTTACCGGCGCGGTCGAACGCGAGAACGTGATGGGTGTGCAGTTTCACCCCGAGAAGTCCAGCGCAGTAGGACTACAGGTACTCAAGAACTTTGTGGAGTTGTAA
- a CDS encoding biotin/lipoyl-containing protein, which translates to MPFLYELTIAQDQPSYTLSQQLIPVGTLVATRQPVAVLSDGTMDYHLPAPTQGLLVEWFVSSGDTVGAGTVVARMVCEGAAVAVDDAVPVRLG; encoded by the coding sequence ATGCCGTTTCTCTATGAACTGACGATCGCTCAGGACCAGCCCAGCTACACGCTGTCGCAGCAGCTCATCCCGGTTGGCACGCTGGTCGCCACGCGACAGCCCGTGGCCGTGCTCTCGGATGGAACGATGGACTATCACCTTCCCGCCCCCACGCAGGGCCTACTGGTGGAGTGGTTCGTCAGCTCCGGCGACACCGTCGGCGCGGGCACCGTCGTAGCGCGAATGGTGTGCGAAGGCGCAGCGGTCGCAGTGGACGACGCAGTGCCGGTGAGGCTGGGATAG
- the hisF gene encoding imidazole glycerol phosphate synthase subunit HisF encodes MLTKRIIACLDVRDGRVVKGIQFVDIIDAGDPAELAHRHAAAGADEIVLLDITATHEGRGTLIDTVKRTAATLFVPFTVGGGIRSAEDAAAVFDAGADKVSINSAAIARPELIGEIGSSFGAQAVIVAIDARRGQGVEDAEVYVSGGRKATGLRVVDWAREAEQRGAGEILLTSMNTDGMRNGFDCELTAMVSKAVQIPVIASGGAGSAAHFADVFGRGKADAALAASIFHFGVTDSRELKAELAKAGVSVRLPC; translated from the coding sequence ATGCTGACCAAGAGAATCATTGCCTGCCTGGACGTGCGCGATGGCCGCGTAGTCAAAGGCATCCAGTTCGTCGATATCATCGACGCGGGCGACCCCGCCGAGCTGGCGCACCGCCACGCGGCAGCGGGCGCGGATGAGATCGTACTGCTCGACATCACCGCAACCCACGAGGGCCGCGGCACCCTGATCGACACGGTAAAGCGCACGGCAGCCACGCTGTTCGTGCCCTTCACAGTAGGCGGCGGCATTCGCTCGGCAGAGGACGCAGCAGCAGTCTTCGACGCAGGTGCAGACAAGGTGAGCATCAACTCAGCAGCAATCGCTCGTCCCGAGCTGATCGGTGAGATCGGCAGCAGCTTTGGCGCACAGGCAGTCATCGTGGCCATCGACGCACGTCGCGGCCAGGGCGTGGAAGACGCTGAAGTGTACGTTTCCGGCGGCCGCAAAGCCACCGGCCTGCGCGTAGTCGATTGGGCTCGCGAGGCCGAGCAGCGCGGCGCGGGCGAGATCCTGCTCACCAGCATGAACACCGACGGAATGCGTAACGGTTTCGATTGCGAATTGACCGCGATGGTCAGCAAAGCCGTGCAAATCCCGGTGATCGCAAGCGGCGGCGCGGGCAGCGCAGCCCACTTCGCCGACGTCTTCGGACGCGGCAAAGCAGACGCCGCATTAGCCGCCAGCATCTTCCACTTCGGTGTCACCGACTCACGCGAGTTGAAAGCAGAGTTGGCCAAAGCCGGAGTAAGCGTCAGGCTGCCCTGCTAA
- a CDS encoding HisA/HisF-related TIM barrel protein yields MLIPSIDLMGGRIVQLVQGEKLKLAFDDFEYWIERFSKYPMVQLIDLDAAMRQGENRNLIEMISKRLPCQVGGGLKTAEDGKALLDAGARRVIYGSSLFGVSEDPTEKRRHKVIKLEFAESLKKSLGEDALCFSVDTKGGKVAVKGWKDSVDLTPEEAVTWLEDSCAAFLYTHVDTEGTMSGFPLDVAAILRACTAKQLIVAGGIKERREVDELDAMGVDAVAGMAVYSGAMEA; encoded by the coding sequence ATGCTGATTCCTTCGATTGATCTGATGGGCGGGCGCATCGTGCAGCTCGTGCAGGGTGAAAAGCTGAAGCTCGCGTTCGACGACTTCGAGTACTGGATCGAGCGTTTTTCGAAGTACCCCATGGTGCAGTTGATCGACCTCGACGCCGCCATGCGGCAGGGCGAGAATCGCAATCTGATCGAGATGATCTCCAAGCGGCTTCCCTGCCAGGTGGGCGGCGGACTGAAGACCGCAGAGGACGGCAAGGCTCTGCTCGATGCAGGCGCACGCCGCGTCATCTACGGGTCTTCCCTGTTTGGCGTCTCAGAAGACCCCACAGAAAAGCGCCGCCACAAGGTCATCAAGCTGGAGTTCGCCGAGTCGCTCAAAAAGTCCCTGGGCGAGGACGCGCTCTGCTTCTCGGTCGACACCAAAGGCGGCAAGGTCGCGGTCAAGGGCTGGAAGGACTCGGTCGACCTGACTCCCGAGGAGGCCGTCACCTGGCTCGAAGATAGCTGCGCCGCCTTCCTCTACACGCACGTCGACACCGAGGGCACGATGAGCGGCTTTCCCCTCGACGTCGCAGCGATCCTGCGCGCGTGTACCGCCAAGCAGCTCATCGTCGCAGGCGGCATCAAAGAGCGGCGCGAGGTAGACGAGCTGGACGCCATGGGCGTCGACGCCGTAGCTGGCATGGCCGTCTACTCCGGCGCGATGGAGGCCTGA
- a CDS encoding NIPSNAP family protein, with product MTRSLAASTLALSPAAFAAAPPADGRQFYELRKYTLSSGPHMGKVTDNYVSEALIPALAKLGIGPVGAFRLDYGNETPTLYLLLPSSTAAALIGLDARLGQDAEYVKAAAEFNGGSTEQPAFHRVDSSLLWAFEGFPKLHVPAKQTRIFQLRTYESPTHDAHLRKVEMFHKGEFEIFRQSGCESVFYSQTLIGPRMPSLTYMLSFKNLAALETGWDAFRANPAWKKLSSEPRYSTDTLVSNVTNLVLSPAPYSQI from the coding sequence ATGACCCGTTCGTTGGCCGCGTCCACCCTTGCGCTTTCACCTGCTGCGTTTGCAGCCGCGCCTCCTGCCGATGGCCGCCAGTTTTATGAGCTGCGCAAGTACACGCTCAGCTCCGGCCCGCATATGGGGAAGGTTACAGATAACTATGTTTCCGAGGCTCTGATTCCGGCGCTGGCGAAGCTGGGGATTGGGCCGGTCGGGGCCTTCCGGCTGGACTATGGGAATGAGACGCCGACGCTCTATCTGCTGCTGCCGAGCTCCACGGCTGCGGCGCTGATTGGGCTGGATGCGCGGCTGGGGCAGGATGCGGAGTACGTGAAGGCGGCGGCGGAGTTCAACGGCGGCTCGACCGAGCAGCCTGCGTTTCATCGGGTGGACAGCTCGCTGCTGTGGGCGTTTGAGGGGTTCCCAAAGCTGCATGTGCCCGCGAAGCAGACGCGTATCTTTCAGCTTCGCACCTATGAGAGCCCCACGCACGACGCGCACCTGCGCAAGGTGGAGATGTTCCATAAGGGCGAGTTCGAGATCTTCAGGCAGTCGGGGTGCGAGTCGGTCTTCTACTCGCAGACGCTGATTGGGCCGAGGATGCCGAGCCTGACCTACATGCTCTCGTTCAAGAATCTTGCCGCGCTCGAGACGGGGTGGGATGCGTTCCGCGCCAATCCGGCGTGGAAGAAGCTGAGCAGCGAGCCGCGATACAGCACGGATACGCTGGTCAGTAATGTGACGAATCTCGTTCTTAGCCCTGCACCTTACTCGCAGATATAG
- a CDS encoding VWA domain-containing protein codes for MRRLTVPAVFSAVFAASLFAPGLLAQEAPSPTGPPPRSDAPEQVERQDDLQTLKIGTQLVNVYFSARDKSGYITNLKKDDCLIAENKEPQTIKNFTQEKNLPLTIGILLDTSGSQQNVLPLEQESGATFLKDVLTPKDEAFLISFDINVDLLSDYTNSPREIRRAMDKARINTGAGTGSVTGNSRAKGTLLYDAVYLAASEKLRAEAGRKILVILTDGGDQGSQETLKTASEAAQKANAIVYVILIADRGFYGGMSLGYSSDRDMEQLAHDTGGRVINVGNNGKKLEEAFDQIQDELRTQYLLSYDPTNKKVDGTFRTINLDCGKGLKVQARKGYYAVGDGEPGN; via the coding sequence ATGCGCCGCCTCACCGTCCCAGCCGTCTTCTCCGCCGTCTTTGCCGCCTCGTTGTTTGCTCCCGGCCTCCTTGCGCAGGAGGCTCCTTCGCCGACCGGGCCACCTCCCCGTAGCGATGCGCCCGAGCAGGTGGAGCGGCAGGACGATCTGCAGACCCTGAAGATTGGGACGCAGCTTGTGAATGTCTACTTTTCGGCTCGGGATAAGAGCGGATATATCACCAACCTGAAGAAGGACGACTGTCTGATCGCCGAGAATAAAGAGCCGCAGACGATCAAGAACTTTACCCAGGAGAAGAATCTTCCGCTGACGATCGGGATTCTGCTCGATACCTCGGGGTCGCAGCAGAATGTGCTGCCGCTGGAGCAGGAGTCCGGGGCTACGTTTTTGAAGGACGTGCTGACGCCTAAGGATGAGGCTTTTCTGATCTCCTTTGATATCAATGTCGACCTGCTCTCGGACTACACCAATAGCCCGCGCGAGATACGCCGGGCGATGGATAAGGCGCGGATCAATACCGGCGCGGGGACCGGGTCGGTGACGGGGAACAGCCGAGCCAAGGGGACACTGCTGTATGACGCGGTCTACCTGGCGGCGAGCGAGAAGCTGCGGGCTGAGGCGGGGCGGAAGATCCTGGTAATCCTGACCGATGGCGGCGATCAGGGGTCGCAGGAGACGCTGAAGACCGCCAGCGAAGCGGCCCAGAAGGCCAATGCGATTGTGTATGTGATCCTGATCGCCGACCGTGGGTTCTATGGCGGCATGAGCCTGGGGTACTCCAGCGACCGCGATATGGAGCAACTGGCGCATGATACGGGCGGGCGCGTCATCAACGTGGGGAACAACGGCAAAAAGCTGGAGGAGGCGTTCGACCAGATTCAGGACGAGCTGCGGACGCAGTACCTGCTGAGCTATGACCCGACCAATAAGAAGGTCGATGGGACGTTCCGGACGATCAACCTCGATTGCGGCAAGGGGCTGAAGGTGCAGGCGCGGAAGGGGTACTACGCGGTTGGGGATGGGGAGCCGGGCAACTAG
- a CDS encoding VWA domain-containing protein, with product MKQSVVAGALALMLLGQMSEGVEAQQSSSAASPQQVIPDAPRPQTTLGPVAPGKGSTGSEIPAPTPAADDSFQKPVGSTLPGSAAPASAATQEEAPELPAPGEGAQAIQTLYVHTNFVEVPFTVKDNKGHLVPGLTWRDVRVYENGLRQKMSVFTTDPVPMSVALVIDQSLPFDTMSRVNNALGALQGSFAPYDEVAVYTYNNGPRLQTAFTAGQSARLGAVLEQSKSTGRDGAMAYTSGPLSQNININDNDPNNAHNPLVNSTHGTSMSGIQNVPRELHTLNDAILEAAKATAKAERGRRRIIFVISDGKEYGSVAKTKDVIKYLQTNKIQVYATLVGDSSVEGLGFIDRIHIPMTMRDNILPAYTAATGGETYAEYRTRGIETSFSKITEEVRTQYTVGYQTTEPFIDGKYRTIEVKVMRPNLEVIAKKGYYPSANDARPMRPTTTTPATKTP from the coding sequence GTGAAGCAGAGCGTAGTAGCAGGCGCGTTGGCATTGATGTTGTTGGGGCAGATGAGCGAAGGTGTGGAGGCGCAGCAATCCAGCTCCGCAGCCTCCCCGCAGCAGGTCATTCCCGACGCTCCCCGGCCCCAGACGACGTTAGGGCCGGTCGCCCCCGGCAAGGGCAGCACCGGCAGCGAGATCCCCGCGCCCACCCCAGCCGCAGATGACTCCTTCCAGAAGCCCGTCGGCTCCACCCTGCCCGGCAGCGCCGCGCCCGCCTCGGCCGCGACGCAGGAGGAGGCTCCCGAGCTTCCCGCACCCGGCGAGGGCGCACAGGCCATCCAGACCCTCTACGTCCACACCAACTTCGTCGAAGTTCCCTTCACCGTCAAGGACAACAAGGGCCACCTCGTCCCCGGCCTCACCTGGCGCGACGTCCGCGTCTACGAGAACGGTCTGCGCCAGAAGATGAGCGTCTTCACTACCGACCCGGTGCCCATGTCGGTCGCGCTCGTCATCGACCAGAGCCTGCCCTTCGACACCATGTCCCGCGTCAACAACGCGCTTGGCGCACTCCAGGGCTCCTTCGCTCCCTACGACGAGGTCGCCGTCTACACCTACAACAACGGCCCCCGCCTCCAGACCGCCTTCACCGCCGGCCAGAGCGCCCGCCTCGGCGCGGTGCTCGAGCAGTCCAAGTCCACCGGACGCGACGGCGCGATGGCCTACACCAGCGGCCCGCTCTCGCAGAACATCAACATCAACGACAACGACCCCAACAACGCCCACAACCCGCTGGTGAACTCGACCCACGGCACCAGCATGAGCGGCATCCAGAACGTGCCGCGCGAGCTGCACACCCTCAACGACGCGATCCTTGAGGCCGCCAAGGCGACAGCCAAGGCCGAGCGCGGCCGCCGCCGCATCATCTTCGTCATCTCCGACGGCAAGGAGTACGGCAGCGTCGCCAAGACCAAGGACGTCATCAAGTACCTCCAGACCAACAAGATCCAGGTCTACGCCACCCTCGTCGGCGACTCCAGCGTCGAGGGCCTCGGCTTCATCGACCGCATCCACATCCCCATGACGATGCGCGACAACATCCTGCCCGCCTACACCGCGGCCACCGGCGGCGAGACCTACGCCGAGTACCGCACCCGCGGCATCGAGACCAGCTTCAGCAAGATCACCGAAGAGGTCCGCACCCAGTACACCGTCGGCTACCAGACCACCGAGCCGTTCATCGACGGCAAGTACCGCACCATCGAGGTCAAGGTCATGCGCCCGAATCTCGAGGTCATCGCCAAGAAGGGCTACTACCCCTCGGCCAACGATGCGCGCCCGATGCGCCCGACCACAACCACCCCGGCCACTAAGACTCCGTAG